The sequence GGGAGAGGGGACGGCGGGCGAACACCCCCTTCTCGCCCCGCGTGCGGGGAGAGAAGGGGGCAGGGGGATGTGAGGGGTGATCCCCCGCGCGAGCGTCAGTGCGTCTGCCGGCGCACCTCTAGGACATTGGGCAGCCGGTAGATGCGCGTGAGGATGCGGCTCAACTGGTCAATGTCCTCTATCTCCAGCGTGGCAGTGAAGATGGCCGTATTGTCGCGCTTGTCCGTGCGGGCGTTGACGGCGCTCATGCTGGCCTTCTCGTCGGCCACGACCGCGGCGATGTCGCGCAGCAGGCCGCCTCGGTCGTAGGCGCTCACCTCAATCTTGACGGGGTACGTCTGGCGTTTGGCCACGCCCCAGTCCACCTGGATCAGGCGCTCGCGGTCGGTGCGGGCCAGTAGGTTGGGGCAATCACGCCGATGGATGGTAACCCCCCGCCCGCGCGTGATGTAGCCCACGATATCGTCGCCCGGAAGCGGGTTGCAGCATTTGGCCAGCGTGGTGAGCAGGTTGCCCACGCCGGTAACGGTAACCTCGGACGTGGAGATCTTCGGGGGCGGCGGGGCGGTGGGCGGCAGGGCCAGTTCGGCCGCCACTTCCCGCTCAATCTCCAGCGCCTTGGTGGTCAGGTGCTGCAGGCTCACGTCGCCGTAGCCAACGGCGGCGAAGAAATCGTCCACCTTGTCAAACTGGAGCGCACGGCCCAGTTGCTCCAGGTTCACGTCCTCCAGCCCCAGGCGTTTCAATTCGCGCTCCACGATGGTGCGGCCCTGGGCGATGTTCTCGGCGCGGTCCTGCTTCTTGAACCACTGGCGGATCTTCTGCTGCGCCCGCGAGGTCTTGACGTACCCCAGGTGCGGGTTCAGCCAGTCGCGGCTGGGGCCTCCGCGCTTGGCCGTGATGATCTCCACCTGGTCGCCCGTGCGCAACTGATAGTCCAGGCTCACCAGCCGCCCGTTCACCTTGGCGCCGCGGCATCGGTCGCCGATTTCCGAGTGAATGTGGTACGCGAAGTCAATGGGGGTGGAGCCGGCCGGCAGGTCTATCACCTCGCCCTTGGGTGTGAACACGTACACACGGTCCTGGAACACGTCGGTCTTCATGGAGTCCAGGAACTCGCTCGCCGAGGCCACCTCCTGGCGCCACTCCATCAGCGACCGCAGCCAGGCGATCTTCTTCTCAAAGGCGATGTCGCGCTGTTTGCTGCCCTCTTTGTAGCGCCAGTGGGCGGCGATGCCGTACTCAGCCGTGCGGTGCATCTCGTGGGTGCGAATCTGCACTTCCAGCGGCTTGCCATCGGGGCCGACCACGGCGGTGTGCAGCGACTGGTACATGTTATCCTTGGGGGTGGCGATGTAATCGTCAAACTCGCCGGGGATGGGCGTCCATAGGCTGTGTACCACCCCCAGCGAGGCGTAGCAATCCGACACGGTGTCCACGATGACGCGCACGCCCTGCACATCGTAAATCTGGTCAAAGTCCAGCCCTTTGCGCTGCATCTTGCGGTAGATGCTGTAGATGTGCTTGGGGCGGCCATCTACCACGGCCTCAATGCCGGCCTCGCGCAGGCGCTCCTTCAGGGTGGCCGCCACCTGCGCGATCTGGCGTTCGCGGTCGCCGCGCCGTTCGGCGATGCGTTGAGCGATCTCGCGGTACATCTCGGGATCCAGGTAGCGGAAACTCAGGTCTTCCAGTTCCCACTTCAGTTGCCAGAAGCCCAGGCGGTTGGCCAGCGGCGCGAAGATGTCCAGGGTCTCCTGCGCGATTCGGCGGCGCTTGTCCTCGGGCAGCGCGCCCAGGGTGCGCATGTTGTGCAGGCGGTCTGCCAACTTGATGAGCACCACGCGCACGTCGTGCACCATGGCGAGGAACATCTTGCGCAGGCTCTCGGCGCGCTGCTCCTCCATGGTGGCGCGGCCTTCGCTGGACAGGCGGTCAATCTGGCCCAGTTTGGTTACGCCGTCCACTAGGCTAGCGACCTCGGTGCCGAACATCTCGCGCACCTGGTCAATGGTTACCGCCGTGTCCTCGGGCACGTCGTGCAGCAGCCCGGCGGCGATGGTCGTCGGATCCAGGTGCAAGTCGGCCAGCATCAGCGCCACGGCCAGGCTATGCACGATGTACGGCTCGCCCGAAGCGCGCGTCTGGCCAGCGTGGGCGCGCTCGGCGACCTCGTAGGCGCGCTCTATGAGTTCCCGGTCCTCTTGCGAGACCGAGGCTGTGATCCGATTGAGAACACCCGATACGGTCATGGTCAAGCCACCACTGGCGATTCTGCTTGGCAGTGTATTATTTTAGCACGCCCGACCGCGCCCCGCAAACCGATTGCTTCGGACCGTCTCGGTTCCAAAGTTTGTTGGCCGCGCCAGGTACACAGGGGCAACACACTTCCGAAAATACGTCGCGCCTTGGCCGCCGACACAAGACGGAACCGAATCGCCGGGCACGGTCTCGTCGCCCGTCCGTTGAGGTTCGTGGCGATTCGTGGATACGGCTTTCCTCCGTTGCGAGCGGCTTCGCCCGTCGGCGCGGCGGGCACCAACGCGCTGCGCTTGCGGGCGGCGCGCGCCGGTGCTATAATTCCCGTGCGAGAGCCGTGCACG comes from Chloroflexota bacterium and encodes:
- the relA gene encoding GTP diphosphokinase is translated as MTVSGVLNRITASVSQEDRELIERAYEVAERAHAGQTRASGEPYIVHSLAVALMLADLHLDPTTIAAGLLHDVPEDTAVTIDQVREMFGTEVASLVDGVTKLGQIDRLSSEGRATMEEQRAESLRKMFLAMVHDVRVVLIKLADRLHNMRTLGALPEDKRRRIAQETLDIFAPLANRLGFWQLKWELEDLSFRYLDPEMYREIAQRIAERRGDRERQIAQVAATLKERLREAGIEAVVDGRPKHIYSIYRKMQRKGLDFDQIYDVQGVRVIVDTVSDCYASLGVVHSLWTPIPGEFDDYIATPKDNMYQSLHTAVVGPDGKPLEVQIRTHEMHRTAEYGIAAHWRYKEGSKQRDIAFEKKIAWLRSLMEWRQEVASASEFLDSMKTDVFQDRVYVFTPKGEVIDLPAGSTPIDFAYHIHSEIGDRCRGAKVNGRLVSLDYQLRTGDQVEIITAKRGGPSRDWLNPHLGYVKTSRAQQKIRQWFKKQDRAENIAQGRTIVERELKRLGLEDVNLEQLGRALQFDKVDDFFAAVGYGDVSLQHLTTKALEIEREVAAELALPPTAPPPPKISTSEVTVTGVGNLLTTLAKCCNPLPGDDIVGYITRGRGVTIHRRDCPNLLARTDRERLIQVDWGVAKRQTYPVKIEVSAYDRGGLLRDIAAVVADEKASMSAVNARTDKRDNTAIFTATLEIEDIDQLSRILTRIYRLPNVLEVRRQTH